A window of Glycine soja cultivar W05 chromosome 2, ASM419377v2, whole genome shotgun sequence genomic DNA:
TCCCCTGCAGCCCTTCGTCCTTCCGGTGCCGCGCCGCCGCCGGAGACCTCTCCGCGGGCCCCTCCTTCATCCAGTCCGTCGCCGGCGGTCTAAGAATTGGCCAGTTCCCCGACGGCGCAGGACTCGCCGTGGAAGGACGGCGCGGCGGCGGCGGAAACGAACCAATAAGGGTGAAGAAATGGTCTCGGAAGAATGAGAGTTACTTGGATAACGACGCCGAGCCTCTTCCCCTTCCAATGACGTATCCCGATTCCTCGCCCGTTTCGCAAGAAGAGATTGATAAGCGCCTCCAATGCGATCCCCAAATTCAGGTTTTAGCCTCTACTGATTACTTGTTTGCATAGTGAGGTAGTTGTATTTGAGTAATTTAATTAGTTCACATGCTACgtttttttccctctttctATTTTTGAAATGTGTGGCTTGAATTGTAGGATTGTAAAGAGGTGGTGTATGAATGGACTGGGAAGTGCCGTAGTTGCCAAGGATCGGGATATGTGAGCTACTATGGCAAGAGAGGGAAACCGGTTACCTGCAAATGCATTCCTTGCATGGGAATTGGTAATGCATTTTGTGATAACTTGTGTTCATATTCATTGGGCTAAAACTTGTGTTGGATGAGGGGGTAGGGGGGGTTTAATCATGAGATTgtgaatcttttttatttttatttttatgaacatGTGTTGAGTGTCATGTTATGACCTTTAAATATCGTAGCTACATAAATGTGTTTGCCCTTACGCTTGCGAACATATGTATTATATATGTGACACTAACTTATTTAGAGGATGAGTGTTCTCCTGTAGGTTCATTTTGTCATGACAACGACCTATTTTGAGAATTTTCCCGTtattcttttgtttgttttttagaaATTGGATCCATCTGACTCTCCCAACTACACACAATGGCTGGAACTTTGTGCAGTGGGCCACTCTTTTAGTGAGACaaggtttggttgttgttgtttagTATTTAGCTGAAAATGTGTGTGTCTGCAGAGGAGCAGGGGGAGGATTGTAGTGAAATTTGGCTTTGCTTTATGTGCTATTtgggttcaatttttttttatgaaatgtttAGGTTAGACATATCTAATTTACCCCCTTCTAGAGGGCTAACTGCTATTCTTTTAGCAAGAcaccagataaaaaaaaaaactgtttctgAACTGTTAGGCATTCTTGATGTTTTTAAAGTAAAACCCTTTATCTCCTTGTAATTGTTGAAGATTTGACATCAACTAATGATATGATCAAATTAACGTATATAGGTGGGGGGCaacctcccccccccccaaaaaaaaggtTTTGTGTAAGTTAGGCCAAACCCAAATTTTAGGATAGCTTTAGAGCCTATCGCTTGCTGTTGGGCCTATTTGGGCACTTGTTATTCGGCTGTTATCTGATCACTTGTAGATGTTCAGTCCTACAAATTTTACACTCGAGATGTCCAGTCCTCGGCGTGAGGGGTGTGTGTTGGAGATTCCACATCGACTAGTCATATGGTCAAATTAAAGTTGTATATAAGTAGGGAGCAACCCTTATCTTAAAAGCCCATTTTGTGGGGTTGATTTAGGTCCAAAcccaaattataaaagtaataatCTCTGTGTCTCCTATTTTTCGTTAGCACCTTTACTATATTCTTGAATTCTGAATAAGCCAACTTTTTGGCTCCTAAGTTTGCTCAATTAGCTTCCTTAGttcatgaataattttaatttttatgcatcaACTTTGATTCTTGTAATCAAAATTACTTTCTTCCTTTGTCTGCAATATATCATCTCTTTTTCCCTTTGGCCTTTGGTAAAAGATAGCAGCACTATTGCACTTGCACACATATGGAAGTTTACTTTTAATGTTGAAACTGTCAATGCATTGTTTATACTTTATGTGTGTAATATATATTTAGCGATTCAACAAATATACAATTAGATGATTTTGTCTTATAAtgtatatatcattttattttcaggCATATTTGTTTGTATATAAAATCTTGAGTTGTGATCAAAAGCTATTTAGGCGTAATTATGTGATGTTATAATCATCCTATTAGAGCAAATATGATTGATAATTGTAGCTATCATATGGTCACTAATCTATTTGCTTGATTATCATTCAGTCACGATTCatgaacttcaatttttttctatctGTAAAGGTCTTGTTTTTGCATTACTAATTGTTGAGTGGCATGACTTTTTGGTAAATTTAGTTTTCTACCATCTTAACTGTTTCAGCATAGAAGAGGGTAGAAGAGTGATAGCTAAAACTTGAGAAAACTACTGGCTGATTGGGTTTTCCCCAAGGATCTCTAGCAGTTCTTGTGTGTTAATTTAGAAGATTTGGCACCAGCAGAGATGCTACAAGGCTTTGACACTGCTCAATTGGCAATTACCTGACGTATCTAGTTGGAAAGAAATGCTAGAACCTCTATTGGGTGTTAGTTACCTCAAGTTTATTTGGGATCCAATCAGTTCACCTTGTTTCTTTTTAGTGTTCTGCTACTGGTCTTCTTTGGGGGGCAGGGTTGTCTTTTTAGAATAGAGAGATTGACTTGTTGTATTACATGTTTCTTGTTCTTAGTTCTTTTTCTAACCTctaatttttgttataattgttGAGGATTTCTTGTCCTTTCGCTTTTGTacctctcttttctcttttaataaattcttttatataatttttttttacatgatataATTTTATCTCTCAAATATGTATCTGAAATATAATTCCAGTGAACTGTGTACATGCTAAATTAGCGCACATCTATAGACTAACAGTTTTCCTGcttctgatttttttaatttttttttcattcaaggcacctttatttaatatattgcgTGGCTATAGCCATGCTCCATTCATCTCATCTGATTTGTGACTTCGGGCAAAGTTATTCTGTCCATAGTTATCAATAGATCCCTGATAACAGTGCAGAGCTGCTGACCCCAAAAGTACTGTATCAGAATGAGTGTTATactgaaaataatgaaaaagtaTGCAATTTATACTTTACACATATAAGTGCTAAAAAATCAAAGGTCACccaaaattaagaacatattatcattaataatCAAAACTCGTGGCCTGACACAATCACTGTCAATCGAAGGCATAATTAACAAGCCAATAACAACAAGGAGAGAATGAGGCTGAGGTGCTGTGTTTGGTTGTTGTAATTGAGATGATGGCTTGTTAACCACAGCAACCATAATGGTGGCAACTTGTTTGCTACTTGCCCACTATTCAGGCTGCTATCGTCTCTTGATAATAATGGAATGCGATGTCACTTTTAAATTGCTATGGTGCACCATTAACTATAATTTTTCCATTTTATAGATTTGAAGTCTTAGATTATATTAGAAAGTTTGCTATTCCTCAAAGTTAGCCATTCTAATGTAGAACGTTTCCACTTAATTTCCATTGAGCTTTTTCCCAACTTCTCTGTATggtgaaaaaaatattgcttGATAATTGGGAGGATGTTTCTCTGTTACTTTTAGTTGTTATGCAATATGAATTAGGATTCCTGTCTCATTGTCATGAATTACAGCATCTAATTTTATTACTTCCAACACAAGAGTTTCATAGATTTTGTTCCACCCATCATCACAAAGAAAGATTTCAAGGGATACCTAAAAATAGTGCCCTTGCTTTTCTAGTTTCCTTTTGCCTGTAGTTAGCTTGAATCATAAATTCCTTTATCATATACTGTTAATTTcagtcttgtattttttttaatgcatcaGAAGTGTTTGTATATCCTACATGGCGTAGTTACTGAATTATACCAAGTGAACACTTATGTACGGTCTTCTGCTGTTTAGGATGTTCCCTGTTCCCTTTTGGTTTATACTATGGTGAAACGTGTGATTTGTGTAGTTGATGATAGAGATTTTGTTGCAATTTGAAGTTGTATTTTAGCTAGGAATTTAATGTGTGCGTTGTATCCCTCCCTTCCCTGTAGTGGGTATACCTTTCTTGAATGGATACGTTCTTAGGTTCCTTGTACTATTGAATATATACCACATTAGCTATTATAACAATACAAAGCAATAGATTTGTCTTGCTTCGGGGCCATCTTagaatttcttttatataagtGGGTTATCCCTtgttttaagtgtttttttccTTAGATGTATACTTTCTGCTTTAGTACTAAACCTTTTCCTAATAGTGACACACGGACTTAATGGATATGCATGACGTTTCTATCAAAAACATTCCTGAGTGACCTTAATTCCATGTCCACTTTCTGAAATTCCATACGTTCTTTTTATCTTCACTTTTGTCCACTGTTATTTTCAATAGTGTCAAGTTGGAGTAATTTGCCTAGtgtctgttttgcaggttacgTGCAGAAGATAACAGCTCGCAAGGATATTGATGTAATGGAGGATTTGGAGAATGGAAAACCACCATGATGGTTGATGGTTCTCTCAGACCCCCTCAGTCTTAGATTcttgttttatttcatttcaacACCTCGAGAATTTGGACTTTATTTATCTTGATGagttaaatatatattctaCCATAAATAGTTCCTCAAAATATTACGTAAAGGAACATTGTTACGATTAGATTTGGTAAACAATGTACCCACTAGAATActgacttgattaaaaaaaatcccccCAAAGGAAGATAGGAAAACACACTTGTATCTTTTGGAAAGAATATATTCTTTTCCATAAACTATGCTTATCTTTTGGTACACACCATTCTTTTCATACCTTGCATTTTTGTTTAGCATCTTAAGTTTCGTACTGATGAGGGGCATGTCACCACCTCTTCAATTTCTCGCTAATATAAAAGGCCATATCATGTTTTCATGTCAAATGAAATCCATCGCAGCATAAAATGTCAAATACAAGTTTGCTTGATTTCCAATACAGCCTCTCAAGGAAAAAATACTTGAGGAAGCCATCACGTCTGTTCTCATGGGACCGGCAGAACTCGGGGCCGAAGAATGTATTTCCTCAGCCTAAGGCTGATGAGATGAAGCAGGTGTTTGACAAGTTTGATTCCAATAAAGATGGGAAAATTTCTCAACAGGAGTACAAAGCCACCATGAAGGCTCTAGGCATGGGGGACTCGGTTCATGAAGTGCCGAATATTTTCAGGGTGGTTGATTTGAATGGAGATGGATTCATCAACTTCAAGGAATTTATGGAAGCTCAGAGCAAGGGTGGCGGGGTTAGGATGATGGATATACAGAGTGCATTTCGGACATTTGATAAGAATGGCGACGGTAGAATAAGTGCTGAAGAAGTTAAAGAAATGCTGGGAAAGCTGGGAGAAAGGTGCAGCATTGAGGACAGTCGGCGAATGGTGAGAGCTGTAGACACTGATGGAGACGGCATGGTTGACATGGACGAGTTCACAACCATGATGACACAGTCCCTGAGGCATGTTTGAATGTTTATGGCTATCATGTTTATTGAGGTTGTATTTAGGGTCATCTCAATGAAAGCTATCTCTGTTGTATTTAGATTTGTGCATGTGTTTAATAAACTGGATTTTAAAATCAGTGGAACAATACAACTGTACTGTTAAAACGGACAACTCTATTGCTTGTAAtgaataataatactaataatataaaaactttattGTGCTTCAATTTTTGTCTCATTACTTAAAATTTGTCGAGAATCACGTCTGAGGAGCCAAGCCTTAGCATCTGCTTGGTAAGTGTGATTTAAGATGATGGGCGCAGACGAAAAtaggttttcatgtttgctGAATGTGAATTAGAGCGGAGTTAAAGTTGAAATCAGTGGGACTCATGTTTTTTCACCTTTTATTTCaactttatttctcttttttcaaagtatttatcttttattttcatataccttgtttatttttctcctcACTACCAAACAAAGCATTAATCCTTTGCTAGAAAAGATGAATTTGAGATTATCAATGTAAAGAAGTAAACACATCTTTTTTGGACTAATTACTTGAGTAAATTAGGATAAGGTTtgccaatcaaagaaaaagattaCTTAGGACATGTTTGTATCTACGTTTAGTCCAACTGAACGCCAATTCAAGGCCCCTCCTTCcttctttgtttttatatagGAAAGTGAGAAACTTCAGTTTAACGTGATTGA
This region includes:
- the LOC114388608 gene encoding protein disulfide-isomerase SCO2, with translation MRMFATNATSNLFFPCSPSSFRCRAAAGDLSAGPSFIQSVAGGLRIGQFPDGAGLAVEGRRGGGGNEPIRVKKWSRKNESYLDNDAEPLPLPMTYPDSSPVSQEEIDKRLQCDPQIQDCKEVVYEWTGKCRSCQGSGYVSYYGKRGKPVTCKCIPCMGIGYVQKITARKDIDVMEDLENGKPP
- the LOC114388598 gene encoding calmodulin-like protein 1 gives rise to the protein MSNTSLLDFQYSLSRKKYLRKPSRLFSWDRQNSGPKNVFPQPKADEMKQVFDKFDSNKDGKISQQEYKATMKALGMGDSVHEVPNIFRVVDLNGDGFINFKEFMEAQSKGGGVRMMDIQSAFRTFDKNGDGRISAEEVKEMLGKLGERCSIEDSRRMVRAVDTDGDGMVDMDEFTTMMTQSLRHV